One window from the genome of Salvia splendens isolate huo1 chromosome 9, SspV2, whole genome shotgun sequence encodes:
- the LOC121747236 gene encoding cytochrome P450 78A7-like has product MSVSMATKDSSWWVLTLPAFLGSKILVDEYFIIAALSIFVSLALLSYLLSPGGAAWKNNRTRLGPVSIPGPRGLPFLGSLLSLSQGSLAHRTLHSLAFSHPSRRLLMAFSLGRTPAVVSSDPQIAKEILTSVNFSDRPIKQSARSLMFSRAIGFAPNGTYWRLLRRIAATHLFAPRRIAAHEPGRCNDASSMLSNISLDQFQNGAVSVRKHLQKAALSNITGSVFGRRYEGAEAAELEEMVREGFELLGAFNWSDYVPWMTWFYDPRRISARCESLVPRVRKFVSEIIQAHRQNKPEQQNVSFTGDFVDVLLSLDGDEKLHQDDMIAVLWEMIFRGTDTTALLTEWILAELILHPEIQTKLRREIDDLAAAKGGELTDADVAGLPYLQGVVKETLRVHPPGPLLSWARLSTSDVQLSNGMVVPAGTTAMVNMWAIAHDPAVWENPQEFRPERFVASMGGADVDVRGGDLRLAPFGAGRRVCPGKNLGMATVAMWVAKLVRRFEWAEDAASPVDLSEMLKLSCEMKFPLSAVVMERDVPY; this is encoded by the exons ATGTCTGTATCCATGGCAACAAAGGATTCAAGCTGGTGGGTCTTAACCCTTCCCGCTTTCCTGGGCTCCAAAATCCTGGTGGATGAATACTTCATCATCGCCGCCCTCTCCATCTTCGTCTCCCTCGCCCTCCTCTCCTACCTCCTCTCCCCCGGCGGCGCCGCCTGGAAAAACAACCGCACCCGCCTCGGCCCCGTCTCCATCCCGGGCCCACGCGGCCTCCCTTTCCTCGgctctctcctctccctctcccaagGATCCCTCGCCCACCGCACCTTACACTCGCTCGCCTTCTCCCACCCCTCCCGCCGCCTCCTCATGGCCTTCTCTCTCGGCCGCACCCCCGCCGTCGTGTCCTCCGACCCTCAAATCGCCAAAGAAATCCTCACCTCCGTCAACTTCTCCGACCGCCCCATCAAGCAGTCCGCCCGGTCCCTCATGTTCTCCCGCGCCATCGGCTTCGCTCCCAACGGCACCTACTGGCGCCTCCTCCGCCGCATCGCCGCCACCCACCTCTTCGCCCCGCGCCGCATCGCCGCCCACGAGCCCGGCCGCTGCAATGACGCGTCTTCTATGCTTAGTAACATCTCTCTTGATCAGTTCCAAAACGGCGCCGTTTCGGTCAGGAAGCATCTCCAGAAGGCCGCCTTGAGCAACATCACCGGCAGCGTGTTCGGGCGGAGGTACGAGGGCGCCGAGGCCGCGGAGCTGGAGGAGATGGTGAGGGAGGGATTCGAGCTGCTCGGCGCCTTCAACTGGTCCGATTATGTGCCGTGGATGACTTGGTTCTACGATCCCCGCCGCATTTCCGCACGGTGCGAATCCCTCGTGCCACGTGTCAGGAAGTTCGTCTCTGAGATCATCCAAGCCCACAGGCAGAACAAACCAGAACAACAAAACGTGTCCTTTACCGGTGATTTCGTTGACGTTTTGCTGTCTTTGGATGGCGATGAGAAGCTCCATCAGGATGACATGATCGCCGTCTTATGG gaAATGATATTCAGAGGGACGGACACTACGGCTTTGCTGACGGAGTGGATACTGGCGGAGCTGATTCTGCACCCGGAAATCCAGACGAAGCTCCGCCGCGAAATCGACGATCTCGCGGCGGCAAAGGGAGGAGAGTTGACGGATGCTGACGTGGCGGGTCTCCCGTATCTTCAGGGTGTAGTGAAGGAGACTCTCCGGGTCCACCCGCCTGGCCCGCTTCtgtcctgggcccgactctccACGTCGGATGTCCAGCTCAGCAACGGGATGGTGGTCCCTGCTGGCACGACAGCTATGGTCAACATGTGGGCCATCGCCCACGATCCTGCCGTGTGGGAGAATCCGCAGGAGTTCCGCCCGGAGCGCTTTGTGGCTTCCATGGGCGGGGCTGACGTGGACGTGCGTGGTGGGGATCTGAGGCTGGCTCCGTTCGGGGCCGGGAGGAGGGTTTGCCCTGGTAAGAATCTCGGGATGGCGACCGTGGCCATGTGGGTGGCCAAGCTCGTCCGCAGGTTTGAGTGGGCCGAGGATGCTGCCTCCCCGGTCGATTTGAGCGAGATGCTCAAGCTGTCGTGCGAGATGAAGTTCCCGTTGTCCGCGGTCGTGATGGAGAGGGACGTTCCCTATTAA
- the LOC121749709 gene encoding heavy metal-associated isoprenylated plant protein 6-like codes for MGEQNEKNNEGEKAAEGAEKAAVGGGGEGKEGPTTVVLNMDLHCQGCAKKVRRSISHLPGVETVKADFEGKKLTVMGNVDPSWLREKVELKTMKKVELISPQPRSDDKKAGGDDKKAEDDISKPKKAVVSAVMMKTKLHCDGCAHKIKRIIIKNFEGVDSVTTDLQKDLIIVIGTMDVNDLVTYLKVKLKRGVEIIPPKKDDNAPAAEKKAAKGAVAEEKEKAKGGGEGEGKGKGRGKEEVKKDKESNIIGENGEKKKEGGGDKKEGESKPVAAPAAEAGTGETKVETSKMEYHNSYNPQTHYAMPMVMYGHQDYDMHHHESRGNMGYYMAGPPLPPPTYLSADANDNMFSDENPNGCSVM; via the exons ATGGGCGag caaaatgagaaaaataatgAAGGAGAGAAGGCGGCGGAGGGCGCCGAGAAGGCGGCAGTGGGTGGCGGCGGAGAGGGAAAAGAGGGCCCCACCACGGTGGTGTTAAATATGGATTTACATTGCCAAGGCTGTGCCAAGAAAGTGAGGCGATCCATCAGCCATTTACCAG GTGTGGAGACGGTGAAGGCCGACTTTGAGGGGAAGAAATTGACGGTGATGGGAAATGTGGACCCCAGCTGGCTCCGGGAGAAAGTTGAGCTGAAGACCATGAAGAAGGTGGAGCTCATCTCCCCTCAGCCCAGGTCCGACGACAAGAAGGCTGGTGGAGATGACAAGAAAGCAGAGGATGATATTAGCAAGCCCAAAAAG GCTGTTGTTAGCGCTGTGATGATGAAAACAAAGTTGCACTGTGACGGATGCGCGCATAAAATAAAGAGGATTATAATTAAGAATTTTGAAG GTGTTGACTCAGTAACAACTGATCTACAAAAGGATTTGATCATTGTGATCGGAACAATGGACGTAAATGATTTGGTTACATATCTAAAAGTGAAGCTAAAAAGAGGAGTTGAGATCATTCCTCCAAAAAAAGACGACAACGCCCCTGCCGCAGAGAAAAAGGCGGCCAAAGGCGCTGTCGcagaagagaaagaaaaagctaAGGGCGGTGGCGAAGGCGAAGGCAAAGGCAAAGGCAGAGGCAAAGAAGAAGTAAAGAAAGATAAGGAAAGCAACATCATCGgagaaaatggtgaaaagaaaaaagagggtGGTGGCGACAAAAAAGAAGGCGAATCGAAACCGGTGGCAGCGCCCGCAGCCGAGGCCGGCACCGGCGAAACTAAGGTGGAGACGAGCAAGATGGAGTATCATAATAGTTACAATCCACAAACACACTATGCCATGCCCATGGTGATGTATGGACATCAGGATTATGACATGCATCATCATGAAAGTCGTGGCAATATGGGCTACTACATGGCCGGGCCTCCCTTGCCGCCGCCTACGTATTTGAGCGCGGATGCGAACGACAACATGTTCAGTGATGAGAACCCAAACGGGTGCTCCGTGATGTAA
- the LOC121748011 gene encoding elongation factor G-2, chloroplastic-like, with product MAAESVMKMSSSAICNLNGSSRRPLPPRPVSHSARRRRSTSSAAVRALSSSFLASVAISTNLSTLRHNQKRGSFSVIAMAAGEEKRTIPLKDYRNIGIMAHIDAGKTTTTERVLYYTGRNYKIGEVHEGTATMDWMEQEQERGITITSAATTTFWNKHRINIIDTPGHVDFTLEVERALRVLDGAICLFDSVAGVEPQSETVWRQADKYGVPRICFVNKMDRLGANFFRTRDMIVSNLGAKPLVLQIPIGAEDIFKGVVDLVKMQAVVWSGEELGAKFSYVDIPADLVDLAQEYRAQMVETVVELDDEAMENYLEGIEPDETTIKKLIRKGTISGSFVPVLCGSAFKNKGVQPLLDAVVDYLPSPVDLPPMKGTDPEDPELVLERAASDDEPFSGLAFKIMSDPFVGSLTFVRVYSGKLESGSYVLNSNKGKKERIGRLLEMHANSREDTKVALTGDIIALAGLKDTITGETLCDPEKPVVLERMDFPDPVIKVAIEPKTKADIDKMAVGLIKLAQEDPSFHFSRDEETNQTVIEGMGELHLEIIVDRLKREYKVEANVGAPQVNYRESISKVTEVKYVHKKQSGGAGQFADITVRFEPLEAGSGYEFKSEIKGGAVPREYIPGVMKGLEESMPNGVLAGYPVVDVRAVLVDGSYHDVDSSVLAFQLAARGAFREGIRKAGPQMLEPIMRVEVVTPEEHLGDVIGDLNSRRGQINNFGDKPGGLKVVDALVPLAEMFQYVSTLRGMTKGRASYTMQLAKFDVVPQHIQNQLAQKEEPVAA from the exons ATGGCGGCAGAATCCGTGATGAAAATGTCATCCTCCGCCATCTGCAACTTAAATGGCTCTTCGCGGAGGCCTCTGCCGCCTAGGCCTGTATCTCACTCCGCACGACGTCGTAGGTCCACTTCCTCTGCCGCAGTTCGAGCCCTTTCTTCTTCATTTCTCGCTAGTGTTGCTATTTCCACAAATCTCTCAACTTTGCGCCACAACCAGAAGAGGGGGAGCTTCTCTGTCATTGCCATGGCTGCAG GAGAGGAGAAGAGAACGATTCCATTAAAGGACTACCGCAATATTGGAATCATGGCACACATAGATGCAGGGAAGACAACCACTACTGAAAGAGTCCTGTACTACACTGGTAGAAACTACAAAATCGGTGAGGTGCATGAGGGAACAGCAACTATGGACTGGATGGAACAAGAACAAGAAAGAGGGATCACTATTACTTCTGCTGCAACAACCACCTTTTGGAACAAACACCGGATTAACATCATCGATACTCCTGGCCATGTTGATTTCACCCTGGAAGTGGAGCGGGCCCTCAGGGTTTTAGATGGTGCAATATGTTTATTTGACAGTGTTGCTGGTGTGGAGCCTCAGTCTGAAACTGTCTGGAGGCAGGCTGATAAATATGGCGTTCCTAGgatatgttttgtgaataagatgGATCGGCTAGGAGCAAATTTCTTTAGAACTAGAGATATGATTGTGTCGAACCTGGGTGCAAAACCACTGGTGCTTCAAATCCCAATTGGTGCAGAGGATATTTTTAAAGGAGTTGTGGATCTCGTGAAGATGCAGGCAGTGGTTTGGTCTGGGGAGGAATTGGGTGCAAAGTTTTCATATGTCGATATCCCAGCTGATCTTGTAGATTTAGCTCAAGAGTACAGGGCTCAGATGGTTGAAACTGTAGTTGAGCTGGATGATGAAGCTATGGAGAACTACCTGGAAGGAATCGAACCAGATGAGACTACCATTAAGAAGCTAATAAGGAAAGGAACTATCTCAGGCAGTTTCGTTCCTGTTTTATGTGGCTCGGCCTTTAAGAACAAAGGTGTCCAGCCTCTACTGGATGCTGTCGTAGATTATTTGCCCTCTCCTGTGGATTTGCCACCAATGAAGGGGACGGATCCCGAGGATCCAGAATTGGTTCTTGAGAGGGCTGCCAGTGATGATGAACCATTTTCTGGGTTAGCTTTCAAGATCATGAGTGATCCTTTTGTGGGATCTCTTACATTTGTTCGGGTGTATTCTGGGAAGCTTGAATCCGGCTCCTATGTGTTGAATTCAAACAAAGGGAAGAAAGAGAGGATTGGTAGACTCCTGGAAATGCACGCTAACAGCAGAGAGGACACTAAAGTAGCCTTAACCGGAGATATTATCGCACTCGCAGGTCTAAAAGATACCATTACAGGAGAAACGTTGTGTGATCCGGAGAAGCCTGTTGTTTTAGAACGGATGGATTTTCCAGATCCTGTGATTAAGGTTGCAATCGAGCCAAAAACTAAAGCTGATATTGATAAGATGGCAGTTGGCTTAATCAAGCTTGCTCAGGAAGATCCTTCTTTCCACTTCTCACGTGATGAAGAAACCAATCAAACAGTTATCGAAGGAATGGGAGAGTTGCATCTTGAAATTATTGTTGACAGGCTGAAGAGGGAATATAAG GTTGAAGCCAATGTTGGAGCACCCCAAGTCAATTATCGGGAAAGCATTTCCAAGGTCACAGAAGTCAAGTATGTGCACAAGAAGCAATCTGGGGGTGCAGGTCAATTTGCGGATATCACTGTCAGGTTTGAGCCACTAGAAGCAGGTAGCGGGTACGAGTTCAAGAGTGAGATCAAGGGAGGTGCAGTGCCGAGAGAATACATACCAGGTGTCATGAAGGGGTTGGAAGAAAGTATGCCGAACGGAGTGCTGGCTGGCTACCCTGTGGTTGATGTTCGTGCAGTATTAGTCGATGGGTCTTACCATGATGTTGATTCAAGTGTTTTGGCATTCCAATTGGCTGCCAGAGGAGCATTTAGGGAAGGAATAAGGAAAGCTGGACCTCAGATGCTCGAACCAATCATGAGGGTGGAAGTTGTCACACCTGAAGAGCATTTGGGAGATGTGATTGGTGATCTCAACTCAAGGAGAGGTCAGATCAACAACTTTGGGGATAAACCAGGTGGCTTGAAG GTGGTGGATGCCCTGGTGCCTTTAGCTGAGATGTTTCAGTATGTAAGCACTCTTCGAGGAATGACCAAAGGGCGTGCTTCCTACACTATGCAGTTGGCCAAATTTGATGTTGTCCCTCAACATATTCAGAACCAGCTGGCCCAGAAGGAGGAGCCAGTTGCTGCTTAA